The Acetivibrio saccincola genome window below encodes:
- a CDS encoding tetratricopeptide repeat protein, which translates to MKNKTEKIDIRIVKYEQYVKENPNKAYGFYCLGRLYFSLGKYNTAENYFKKALSVDENYTRAIIALIELYVYRKKFIKAVYLFSKHRQDINKNYIFRVKLVRGVSSFYSKSDFFRTGSIGFLKSMFLKHTMRYARDLVPKESSNIVLKIILCMYYLKTGENNIFVTQMYKTCVYWDGLDDQLRWDILNNLSNSGNKLVYDMNIAKKFTSIPPSNCSDEYAGIILLASMLKGDVKKTSEIYNLANKYNKKLEPEIMWRYIYWCKENSFYDNSVYDCCKKLIKSGWIDKVVAQTLLIFRDKNNVKLSKRDKQILELYGYAESV; encoded by the coding sequence ATGAAGAATAAAACTGAAAAAATAGATATAAGAATAGTAAAATATGAGCAGTATGTAAAGGAAAATCCCAATAAAGCTTATGGCTTCTATTGTTTAGGAAGGCTTTATTTCAGCCTTGGAAAATATAATACTGCGGAAAACTATTTTAAAAAGGCCCTTTCTGTTGATGAAAATTATACCCGTGCCATAATAGCCCTTATAGAATTATATGTATACAGAAAAAAGTTTATAAAAGCAGTGTATCTCTTTTCTAAACACCGGCAGGATATTAATAAAAACTATATATTTAGGGTTAAGCTTGTCCGGGGTGTAAGCTCTTTTTATAGTAAAAGTGATTTCTTCAGAACAGGCTCCATAGGTTTTCTTAAAAGTATGTTTTTAAAGCACACTATGAGATATGCAAGAGACTTGGTACCAAAGGAGTCCAGCAATATAGTTTTAAAGATTATTTTGTGCATGTATTATTTAAAAACCGGTGAAAATAACATTTTTGTTACACAGATGTACAAAACCTGTGTGTACTGGGACGGGCTGGATGATCAATTAAGATGGGATATTTTAAACAACCTATCAAATTCAGGTAATAAACTTGTTTATGATATGAATATTGCCAAAAAGTTTACATCAATTCCCCCTTCCAATTGTTCAGATGAATATGCAGGGATAATATTATTGGCATCCATGCTTAAGGGGGATGTTAAAAAAACATCAGAGATATACAATTTGGCAAATAAATACAATAAAAAATTAGAACCTGAAATAATGTGGAGGTATATATATTGGTGTAAGGAAAATTCCTTTTACGACAATTCTGTTTATGATTGCTGCAAAAAGCTTATAAAATCAGGATGGATAGATAAAGTTGTTGCCCAGACTCTTTTAATTTTTAGAGATAAAAATAATGTTAAACTTTCAAAACGGGACAAACAAATACTGGAGTTATATGGATATGCAGAGTCAGTTTAG
- the nagZ gene encoding beta-N-acetylhexosaminidase has protein sequence MKKINSLKIFMLLILLFVFLFTGCSVNQSPDLPQNTEKHPEGADMDMDTKRDINTDTDMDADANSDIDLDKDVHSDSDKDVDLDADSDVNSDIESDIDPDIIDNLVSSMTLEEKIGQLFVVAFRKNGEDKNLYEMDEHVKNQIEKFKIGGVVLFSENISTREQTSNLIKSMQSVSKIPLFISVDEEGGRISRLGSNPEMGITKLPPAKEIGETNDPDLAYRLGRKLGSELYSLGFNMNFAPVADVNTNPQNPVIGDRAFSSDPQIAGIMVEQFVKGMQEQNISSVLKHFPGHGDASEDSHKGAVVIEHSIERLREIEFVPFKKGISSGVDAIMTAHIILPEIEPDNLPATLSNKILTGLLREELNFGGLIITDALEMKAIKKHWSSGEASVMAFKAGADILLMPESLEKAYNTILEAVLNGDIAEERIDKSLYRILKVKYKRGILEGMLN, from the coding sequence TTGAAAAAAATAAATTCTTTAAAAATATTCATGCTTCTTATTTTATTATTTGTCTTTTTATTTACTGGATGCAGCGTAAACCAAAGCCCGGATCTTCCCCAAAATACAGAAAAACATCCTGAAGGTGCGGATATGGACATGGATACTAAAAGAGATATAAATACAGATACGGATATGGATGCGGATGCAAATTCAGATATAGATTTAGATAAAGATGTACATTCAGATTCGGATAAAGATGTGGACCTTGATGCGGATTCAGATGTAAATTCAGATATAGAATCAGATATAGATCCAGATATTATAGACAATTTAGTTTCCTCAATGACATTAGAAGAAAAGATAGGACAGCTTTTTGTTGTCGCATTTAGAAAAAACGGTGAAGACAAAAACCTTTATGAAATGGATGAGCATGTTAAGAATCAAATAGAAAAGTTTAAAATAGGGGGTGTTGTATTATTTAGTGAAAATATAAGCACCAGGGAGCAAACATCAAATTTAATTAAAAGTATGCAGTCTGTAAGCAAAATACCCCTATTTATCTCTGTGGATGAGGAAGGGGGACGAATAAGCAGACTTGGAAGCAATCCTGAAATGGGAATTACAAAACTTCCTCCTGCAAAAGAAATAGGTGAGACAAATGACCCGGACCTTGCATACCGCCTTGGAAGAAAGTTGGGAAGTGAGCTTTATAGCCTTGGATTTAACATGAACTTTGCCCCCGTTGCCGATGTAAATACCAACCCCCAAAATCCTGTTATAGGTGACAGGGCATTTAGCTCTGACCCCCAAATAGCAGGAATAATGGTTGAACAGTTTGTAAAGGGGATGCAAGAACAAAATATAAGTTCCGTTTTAAAACACTTTCCCGGACACGGAGATGCTTCTGAAGATTCCCATAAAGGGGCGGTTGTAATAGAACACAGTATTGAAAGACTTAGGGAGATAGAATTTGTCCCTTTTAAAAAAGGAATATCTTCAGGTGTTGATGCCATTATGACAGCCCATATAATACTCCCTGAAATAGAACCGGATAATTTGCCTGCAACTCTTTCAAATAAAATATTAACAGGTCTTTTAAGAGAAGAACTAAATTTTGGCGGACTTATAATAACCGATGCTTTAGAAATGAAAGCCATAAAAAAACACTGGTCTTCTGGTGAAGCATCAGTTATGGCATTTAAAGCAGGTGCAGACATTCTCCTTATGCCCGAATCACTAGAAAAAGCGTATAATACCATCCTTGAGGCTGTTTTAAACGGGGACATTGCAGAAGAAAGAATAGATAAATCTCTTTACAGGATACTTAAAGTTAAATACAAAAGAGGCATATTAGAAGGTATGCTAAACTGA
- a CDS encoding methyl-accepting chemotaxis protein, which translates to MDSIINQDNVQSALKGEAFTTIEKGSLVEFAARAGVPVYGEQGRLIGVISLGYSLDNLALLDELKSIYKTELTLFLGDVRHNTTIEMDGKRILGTKLDSKIADRVLVKNEQYSGNAEILGAEYVVAYKPLIDKKNQTIGVIFAGQKYDEVAVVKNRTILHISIATIILEILLLIFVWFFVKKVITKPLKQLVQVSNTLAEGDVDISIESSSKDEIGELIDSFGRMIDNVMHQAEVAEKIANGDLNVNIEPKSEKDILSNSMLLVADTLSDLVKETEMLTNSAIEGELSTRGDTEKFSGVYKEVIEGVNNTLDAVLEPVEEASEVLQKLSEGSLKEYVKGIYKGEHAIIKNALNKTVITLSNYIGEITHVLTQLSQGNLNIAIKGDYKGDFVEIKDSLNLIIESFNKILYEINVAAEQVALGANQVSETSMSLSEGTAEQASSIEEISSFMEEVSEQTKRNAASANQANELALTAKNTAVEGNEKMKEMLQAMNEINEASSNISKIIKVIDEIAFQTNILALNAAVEAARAGQYGKGFAVVAEEVRNLAGKSSDAAKETSALIAGSIEKVDSGTEIANKTAEALNRIVEDIDEVFNYVRNIAESSNQQATAISQVNESINQISQVIQTNSAISQEAAAASEELSSHAQVMKELVERFEAKSEDVEKTDKKGLNPEIMKMLEQLTDQNNSSNTDMEKNDGFKNDFEKY; encoded by the coding sequence TTGGACAGTATAATTAATCAGGACAATGTGCAGTCTGCCCTTAAAGGTGAAGCCTTTACAACAATAGAAAAAGGCAGTCTGGTAGAATTTGCTGCACGGGCAGGGGTGCCGGTATATGGGGAACAGGGAAGGTTGATTGGTGTTATTTCCCTTGGGTACAGTCTTGACAACCTGGCGCTTTTAGACGAGTTAAAATCAATTTATAAAACTGAGCTTACGCTGTTTTTAGGAGATGTAAGGCATAATACCACCATTGAGATGGATGGAAAAAGGATATTAGGTACAAAACTAGATAGTAAAATAGCAGACAGGGTATTGGTAAAAAATGAGCAGTATTCTGGAAATGCAGAAATTCTTGGGGCAGAATATGTGGTAGCATATAAGCCTTTAATAGATAAAAAAAATCAGACAATAGGTGTTATTTTTGCAGGACAGAAATATGACGAGGTTGCAGTGGTAAAAAACAGAACCATACTACATATCTCCATAGCTACAATTATATTGGAAATTTTATTATTGATTTTTGTATGGTTTTTTGTAAAGAAGGTTATAACAAAGCCGTTAAAGCAGCTTGTACAGGTTTCAAATACATTGGCAGAAGGGGATGTGGATATTTCAATTGAATCATCCTCAAAGGATGAAATAGGGGAACTTATTGATTCTTTTGGAAGAATGATAGATAATGTAATGCATCAGGCGGAAGTAGCAGAAAAAATAGCAAATGGAGATTTAAATGTAAATATAGAGCCGAAATCAGAAAAGGACATCCTTTCAAACAGTATGCTCCTTGTGGCCGATACGCTTTCTGATTTGGTTAAAGAAACAGAAATGCTGACAAATTCGGCTATAGAAGGAGAACTTAGTACAAGAGGGGATACAGAAAAATTCAGCGGTGTTTACAAAGAGGTAATTGAAGGTGTAAACAATACTTTAGATGCTGTATTAGAACCGGTAGAAGAGGCATCAGAGGTGCTTCAAAAGCTTTCAGAAGGTTCATTAAAAGAATATGTAAAAGGAATTTATAAAGGGGAACATGCCATCATTAAGAACGCCCTGAACAAGACAGTAATAACATTATCAAACTATATTGGCGAAATTACCCATGTGTTGACACAATTGTCACAGGGGAACTTAAATATAGCCATCAAGGGAGATTATAAAGGTGACTTTGTGGAAATAAAGGATTCTTTAAATCTGATTATAGAATCTTTTAATAAAATTTTATACGAAATTAATGTTGCGGCAGAACAAGTTGCATTAGGAGCAAATCAGGTGTCCGAGACCAGTATGTCTTTATCAGAAGGAACAGCAGAACAGGCAAGTTCTATAGAAGAGATTAGTTCATTTATGGAAGAGGTTTCAGAGCAAACCAAGCGGAATGCTGCCAGCGCAAATCAGGCTAATGAATTGGCTTTGACAGCTAAAAATACCGCTGTTGAAGGGAATGAAAAAATGAAGGAAATGCTTCAGGCAATGAATGAGATAAATGAGGCCTCAAGTAATATATCAAAAATAATAAAAGTTATAGATGAAATTGCATTCCAGACCAATATTTTAGCTTTAAATGCGGCGGTGGAGGCAGCCAGGGCAGGTCAGTACGGTAAAGGTTTTGCAGTGGTTGCAGAAGAAGTAAGGAATCTTGCAGGCAAAAGCTCTGATGCTGCGAAGGAAACATCTGCTCTTATTGCAGGCTCTATTGAAAAAGTGGATTCCGGTACTGAAATTGCAAATAAAACTGCAGAAGCTTTAAACAGGATTGTTGAAGATATAGATGAGGTATTTAACTATGTAAGAAACATTGCTGAATCTTCTAACCAGCAAGCTACAGCCATATCTCAGGTTAATGAGAGCATAAATCAGATTTCCCAAGTAATTCAGACAAATTCTGCAATTTCACAAGAAGCGGCGGCGGCCAGCGAAGAACTTTCTAGCCATGCGCAGGTAATGAAAGAATTGGTGGAAAGATTTGAAGCAAAGTCTGAAGATGTAGAAAAAACAGACAAAAAGGGCTTAAATCCGGAAATAATGAAAATGTTAGAGCAGTTAACTGACCAAAATAATAGTTCAAATACAGATATGGAAAAGAATGATGGATTTAAAAATGATTTTGAAAAATATTGA
- a CDS encoding copper amine oxidase N-terminal domain-containing protein: MKKLRKVLAVVMVLVLASMALAGCTTSEIELIDSLITTTNQLKSYEGTSTLEISFSGESSNEEVQEVLKELAVYLDGIKLVANQKAWSDEEGQKAKAAVDYELEIADTKANFSFWADVDASGDKPSMKIIFTVPELLLASLANGEYAGKYIVINYDNLFEEVDAFVDYSNVENIGKEIFDMIFDYIKSSAADLDLGMEVAVKKGTGTTSKGESATKYEVKLDDASFKKFMEAIINDVILQDKTLELFRDYMETSLSLVNYELLYQDLGGGIGEEFDQEAAIKEAMAEIDEGLAEVSKEFPEYRKAVSKVFEALKDAKILGEEGITSTYFINKDGCVVEQKHAIDIEIDFAQWQKAVLNLENIDLGAGKLENKVSLLPENDLYLEDDEVAENEEDIVDGKIKLGINYESSIYNINKEIDVEIPEITEENSIDLFAELAGILGSVIGGEIPSDTIVEPPVKDGINVILNGSYIEFPDVVPQIIDGRTLVPIRAISEEMGADVGYEHETRTVTIVDGDNEIVLKIGETTAYVNGEVYELDVPANVIEGRTMVPIRFVSEAMGAVVDWDGETKTVIIFKF, from the coding sequence ATGAAAAAATTAAGAAAAGTATTAGCAGTAGTAATGGTTTTAGTACTTGCATCAATGGCATTGGCTGGCTGTACAACAAGCGAAATTGAACTAATTGACTCACTTATTACCACAACAAACCAATTAAAATCCTATGAAGGTACTTCAACATTGGAAATAAGCTTTAGCGGCGAAAGTAGTAATGAAGAGGTTCAGGAAGTTTTAAAGGAATTGGCTGTGTATTTAGATGGAATAAAATTGGTTGCAAATCAAAAAGCATGGTCAGATGAGGAAGGGCAAAAGGCAAAAGCAGCAGTTGATTATGAACTGGAAATAGCAGATACAAAGGCTAACTTCAGCTTTTGGGCAGATGTAGATGCTTCAGGTGATAAGCCTTCAATGAAGATTATATTCACAGTTCCGGAATTGTTACTTGCTTCATTAGCTAATGGTGAATACGCAGGAAAATACATAGTAATCAATTATGACAATTTATTTGAAGAAGTAGATGCATTTGTAGACTATAGCAATGTAGAAAATATAGGGAAAGAAATTTTTGATATGATATTTGATTATATAAAATCCAGTGCTGCTGATTTAGATCTGGGAATGGAAGTTGCAGTTAAGAAAGGCACTGGAACTACAAGTAAAGGGGAAAGTGCTACAAAATATGAAGTAAAATTAGATGATGCATCCTTCAAAAAATTTATGGAAGCTATAATTAACGATGTTATACTACAAGATAAAACATTGGAATTATTCAGAGACTACATGGAAACTTCCTTAAGCCTTGTTAATTACGAGTTGCTTTATCAAGATCTTGGAGGAGGCATTGGTGAGGAATTTGACCAGGAAGCAGCTATAAAAGAAGCTATGGCGGAAATAGATGAAGGTCTGGCTGAAGTTTCTAAAGAATTCCCAGAGTACAGAAAAGCTGTATCAAAAGTATTTGAAGCTTTGAAAGATGCGAAGATACTTGGGGAAGAAGGAATTACATCCACTTACTTTATTAATAAAGATGGCTGTGTGGTAGAACAAAAACATGCTATAGATATAGAAATAGATTTTGCACAATGGCAAAAAGCTGTATTAAACTTGGAGAATATAGATTTAGGAGCAGGAAAACTTGAAAATAAAGTTAGTCTACTTCCGGAAAATGATCTATATCTTGAAGACGATGAAGTTGCAGAAAATGAAGAAGACATTGTAGACGGCAAAATTAAATTAGGTATAAATTATGAAAGTTCAATTTACAATATAAACAAAGAAATTGATGTAGAAATACCTGAAATAACAGAAGAAAACTCTATAGATTTATTTGCAGAACTGGCTGGTATTTTGGGTTCAGTAATTGGTGGGGAAATTCCTTCAGATACAATTGTAGAGCCACCGGTAAAAGACGGAATCAATGTTATTTTAAATGGAAGCTATATTGAATTTCCTGATGTAGTTCCTCAAATTATTGATGGAAGAACACTGGTTCCAATAAGGGCTATATCAGAGGAAATGGGAGCAGATGTAGGATACGAACATGAAACAAGGACAGTTACAATTGTAGACGGGGATAATGAAATAGTATTGAAAATAGGAGAAACAACAGCTTATGTCAATGGAGAAGTATATGAACTTGATGTACCTGCAAATGTTATTGAAGGCCGTACAATGGTTCCAATAAGATTTGTATCAGAAGCAATGGGTGCAGTTGTTGACTGGGATGGAGAAACAAAGACAGTAATTATCTTTAAATTCTAA
- a CDS encoding valine--tRNA ligase — MSNIAKTYDPKQVEDRIYSEWMEKGYFHAKIDKEKTPFTIVIPPPNITGQLHMGHALDNTLQDILIRWKRMQGYCALWLPGTDHASIATEARIVETMAKEGITKEQIGREEFLKRAWKWKELYGGRIVEQLKKLGSSCDWERERFTMDEGLSNAVKEVFIKLYRKGLIYRGERIINWCPKCNTSISDAEVEHNEKQGHFWHFKYPVKDSNEYLVIATTRPETMLGDTAVAVHPDDERYKHLVGKTVILPLVNREIPIIADEYVDMEFGTGVVKITPAHDPNDFEVGLRHNLPQLKVMNDDATMNELAGQYSGMDRYEARKQIVKDLENLDLLVKVEDHTHNVGECYRCNTVVEPIISKQWFVKMEPLAKPAIEAVKNGSIKFVPERFSKIYFNWMENIQDWCISRQLWWGHRIPAYYCLECGHMMVEHQMPDVCPECNSTRIKQDEDTLDTWFSSALWPFSTLGWPEETEDLKYFYPTDVLVTGYDIIFFWVARMIFSALEHTGKIPFKYVFIHGIVRDAQGRKMSKSLGNGIDPLEIIDKYGTDALRFALTIGTSPGNDMRFSDDKVEFSRNFANKIWNASRFVLMNFDDNIDFSKVNPEKFTIADKWILSRVNSLSKEVTENMEKFELGIALQKVYEFIWDEFCDWYIELVKPRLYDRESDSRLEAQYTLNYVLGTSMKLLHPYMPFITEEIYSHLINEDESIMISKWPLYEEKYNFEEEENKMQLIMNIIKSIRNIRAEMNVPPSRKATAIFVAPAIREQEILKEGEGFFKTLGYSSEIIIQPDKSGIPSDAVTSVLAGVEVFIPLEDLIDIEKEIERLEKEKENLEKELDRVNKKLSNEGFISKAPEKVVNAEREKKEKYQEMYEKVLERLNSLKK, encoded by the coding sequence ATGAGTAATATAGCAAAGACATATGATCCTAAACAGGTTGAAGACCGGATTTATAGTGAATGGATGGAAAAAGGCTATTTTCATGCAAAAATTGATAAGGAAAAGACACCCTTTACAATAGTTATCCCGCCGCCAAATATAACGGGGCAGCTACACATGGGTCATGCTCTTGACAACACTTTGCAGGACATTTTAATAAGGTGGAAGAGAATGCAGGGTTATTGTGCCCTATGGCTTCCAGGAACTGACCATGCAAGTATTGCTACAGAAGCAAGAATTGTTGAGACTATGGCTAAAGAAGGAATTACCAAAGAACAAATAGGCAGGGAAGAGTTTTTAAAGAGGGCATGGAAGTGGAAAGAACTGTACGGGGGAAGGATTGTAGAACAATTAAAGAAACTAGGAAGCTCCTGTGATTGGGAACGTGAAAGATTTACCATGGATGAAGGACTTTCCAACGCTGTAAAAGAGGTATTTATAAAGCTTTATAGAAAAGGTCTTATTTACAGGGGAGAGAGAATTATAAACTGGTGTCCTAAATGCAATACTTCCATATCAGATGCGGAAGTTGAGCATAATGAAAAACAGGGGCATTTCTGGCATTTTAAATACCCTGTAAAGGACAGCAACGAGTATTTGGTAATTGCCACAACAAGACCTGAAACAATGCTTGGGGATACGGCGGTGGCTGTACATCCTGATGATGAAAGGTACAAGCATCTTGTAGGAAAGACTGTAATTCTTCCTTTAGTGAACAGGGAAATTCCTATAATTGCGGATGAATATGTTGATATGGAGTTTGGTACCGGAGTTGTTAAAATTACTCCTGCCCATGACCCTAATGACTTTGAAGTGGGACTTAGGCACAATTTACCGCAACTAAAGGTTATGAATGATGATGCAACAATGAATGAGCTTGCAGGCCAGTACAGCGGAATGGACAGGTATGAAGCCAGAAAGCAGATTGTGAAGGATCTTGAAAACCTTGATTTGCTGGTTAAAGTAGAAGATCATACCCACAATGTGGGAGAATGCTACAGGTGTAATACTGTAGTAGAGCCTATAATTTCGAAACAGTGGTTTGTTAAAATGGAGCCTTTGGCAAAGCCTGCGATAGAGGCAGTTAAAAACGGTTCTATAAAATTTGTGCCTGAAAGATTTTCAAAGATATATTTTAACTGGATGGAAAACATACAGGATTGGTGTATTTCCAGGCAGCTCTGGTGGGGTCACAGAATTCCTGCATATTACTGTTTGGAATGTGGGCATATGATGGTGGAACACCAAATGCCGGATGTTTGTCCTGAGTGTAACAGCACAAGGATAAAACAGGATGAGGATACTCTTGACACATGGTTTAGCTCTGCCCTTTGGCCTTTCTCAACTTTAGGATGGCCTGAAGAGACAGAGGATTTAAAATACTTTTATCCTACAGATGTACTTGTTACAGGTTATGATATAATATTTTTCTGGGTAGCGAGAATGATTTTCTCAGCTTTAGAGCATACAGGGAAGATACCCTTTAAGTACGTCTTTATACATGGTATCGTGAGGGATGCCCAGGGAAGAAAAATGAGTAAATCCTTGGGTAATGGTATAGATCCTTTGGAAATAATTGATAAATATGGGACGGATGCATTAAGATTTGCCCTTACAATAGGTACTTCACCAGGAAATGACATGAGATTTTCAGATGATAAAGTTGAATTTAGCAGAAATTTTGCAAATAAAATTTGGAATGCATCCAGATTTGTTCTTATGAATTTTGATGATAATATTGATTTTTCAAAAGTAAACCCGGAGAAATTTACAATAGCTGACAAATGGATATTAAGCAGGGTGAATTCCCTTTCTAAAGAAGTTACAGAAAATATGGAAAAATTTGAACTTGGTATAGCACTGCAAAAAGTGTATGAATTTATATGGGATGAGTTTTGTGACTGGTATATTGAACTTGTAAAGCCAAGACTTTATGACAGAGAGTCTGATTCAAGGCTTGAAGCTCAGTATACATTAAACTATGTATTAGGTACATCCATGAAGCTTTTACACCCATATATGCCGTTTATCACTGAAGAGATTTATTCGCACCTTATAAATGAAGACGAAAGTATAATGATTTCAAAATGGCCTTTGTATGAGGAGAAATATAATTTTGAAGAAGAAGAAAATAAAATGCAGCTTATAATGAACATCATTAAAAGCATTAGAAATATAAGGGCAGAAATGAATGTACCACCGTCAAGGAAGGCGACGGCCATATTTGTTGCCCCGGCCATAAGGGAGCAGGAAATATTAAAAGAGGGAGAAGGATTTTTCAAAACATTAGGCTATAGTTCAGAGATTATTATACAGCCAGATAAATCGGGTATACCTTCTGATGCAGTGACATCTGTCCTTGCAGGGGTGGAAGTATTTATTCCCCTTGAGGATTTAATAGATATTGAAAAGGAAATTGAAAGGCTTGAAAAGGAAAAGGAAAACCTTGAAAAAGAGCTTGACAGAGTAAATAAAAAGCTTTCTAACGAAGGATTTATTTCAAAGGCACCTGAAAAAGTGGTTAATGCTGAGCGTGAAAAGAAAGAAAAATATCAGGAGATGTATGAAAAGGTGTTAGAAAGATTAAACAGCCTTAAAAAGTAA
- the hemA gene encoding glutamyl-tRNA reductase, whose product MGIIMAGIDYRTAEIGYREKFSFTKSKVREIIKDINRNFHIDVVLLCTCNRTEIYIYSNKKENTIDPVGILCKYAGVDAREYKKFFFMKEGKEAVKHLMEVACGLHSMIFGEDQIISQVRNSIEISREENVSGSVLNTLFRYAITSAKEVKSSVYLRSVCPSVAKKAVELLQDDIKKSPSFKVLVIGTGEVGRSVCSLLNQSGCEVYVTLRTRKPGNATVPDGCIPVNYNLRQEYFNKVNGIISATSSPHYTITYQMLKECKALPDYIIDLAVPRDVEPAVSTIEGIKHYNIDTIGSCGLKDNSTEIEIVDAIVEKQMKKFYEWFAMHRYSRDIASVKNLTIKKVKENLQKHLTEEQKIEKAISKTIDYIMYSIKDDIKEEMFLKIKEGIMSKR is encoded by the coding sequence TTGGGTATAATAATGGCAGGAATTGATTACCGTACTGCAGAGATTGGGTACAGGGAAAAATTCAGTTTTACAAAAAGTAAAGTCAGGGAGATAATAAAAGACATAAATAGAAACTTCCACATAGATGTTGTATTGCTGTGCACTTGTAATAGAACAGAAATTTACATATACAGTAATAAAAAAGAAAATACCATTGACCCTGTTGGTATTTTGTGCAAATATGCAGGAGTTGATGCTAGGGAATATAAAAAGTTTTTTTTTATGAAAGAAGGGAAAGAAGCAGTAAAGCACCTGATGGAAGTAGCTTGTGGCCTTCATTCAATGATATTTGGGGAAGACCAGATTATTTCCCAGGTAAGAAATTCCATTGAAATTTCCAGGGAAGAAAATGTAAGCGGGTCGGTGCTAAACACTCTGTTCCGTTATGCAATAACTTCTGCAAAAGAAGTTAAATCCAGTGTTTATCTAAGAAGTGTCTGCCCTTCCGTTGCCAAAAAAGCTGTGGAACTTTTACAAGATGATATTAAAAAAAGTCCCAGCTTTAAAGTCCTTGTAATAGGCACAGGTGAAGTGGGAAGAAGTGTATGCAGCCTTTTAAATCAATCAGGATGTGAGGTATATGTCACCCTTAGAACCCGGAAACCCGGGAATGCTACTGTGCCAGATGGCTGTATTCCTGTAAACTACAATTTGCGGCAGGAGTATTTTAATAAGGTTAATGGGATAATTAGTGCCACATCAAGTCCTCACTACACAATAACTTATCAAATGCTAAAGGAGTGTAAGGCACTTCCTGATTATATAATTGATTTGGCGGTTCCAAGGGATGTGGAGCCGGCTGTAAGTACAATTGAAGGAATAAAACACTATAACATTGATACCATTGGAAGCTGTGGGTTAAAAGATAACAGTACGGAAATTGAAATTGTAGATGCCATTGTTGAAAAGCAAATGAAAAAATTTTATGAATGGTTTGCCATGCATAGATATTCCCGGGACATAGCCAGTGTTAAAAATTTAACAATTAAAAAAGTAAAAGAGAATTTACAAAAGCATTTAACGGAAGAGCAGAAGATAGAAAAAGCCATATCAAAAACCATTGATTATATTATGTATTCTATAAAGGATGATATAAAAGAGGAAATGTTTTTAAAAATAAAAGAGGGAATAATGTCAAAAAGATAA
- a CDS encoding precorrin-2 dehydrogenase/sirohydrochlorin ferrochelatase family protein, with amino-acid sequence MKNKREYSHFPLFVNLKDKKIIVVGGGKVALRRIKVIIKFGAKVTVIAPEVKKELELIYHEGKINIIKREYKKGDIKGAYMVIAATDKKSVNEAVAKEARELKILVNTADNKENSDFFFPAIFSDEDIIGGMISNNGNNHSMVKEKAAKIRDFFKKGRITE; translated from the coding sequence TTGAAAAATAAAAGGGAGTATTCTCATTTCCCCCTTTTTGTAAATTTAAAAGACAAAAAAATCATAGTGGTAGGCGGGGGAAAGGTTGCCTTAAGGCGTATTAAAGTAATTATAAAATTTGGCGCAAAAGTAACGGTGATAGCTCCGGAAGTAAAAAAAGAATTAGAATTAATATATCATGAGGGTAAAATAAATATAATTAAAAGAGAATACAAAAAAGGGGATATCAAAGGGGCATATATGGTTATTGCCGCAACAGACAAAAAGAGCGTAAATGAAGCTGTAGCAAAGGAAGCAAGAGAATTAAAAATTCTTGTAAATACAGCGGATAACAAAGAAAACAGTGACTTTTTCTTTCCGGCTATATTTTCTGATGAAGATATAATAGGAGGAATGATCTCAAATAATGGAAATAATCACAGCATGGTAAAAGAAAAGGCTGCAAAAATAAGGGACTTTTTTAAAAAGGGGCGTATTACGGAATGA